From a region of the Odoribacter splanchnicus DSM 20712 genome:
- a CDS encoding MutS-related protein, giving the protein MAFIIDRQTINDLNIFGKVRGNSVYGVFNSTRTRGGAQLLEEMFHYPLSDAERINHRSTVIRYFMDKNVRFDFQNEWFDALEGYLANRDERSRLMPEDNTLQRRMKRCVGGDMEFEQVLKGVLAGINLINTVRGFLAQVEGENNPYAQECKELAQLVAAPQLAWTPEENGKTKLSYARTSKYDNLLRYEGYELILKILRYLYQIDAYISIAEVARERGFVFAEALPLGGNILEIEGMFHPLIENAIPNSIQADAEHNVVFLTGANMAGKSTFMKTFGIVVYLAHMGFPLPVKKMRFSVQNGMYTTINLPDNMMLGYSHFYAEVQRLKKVAEQVGRIGNLVIVFDELFRGTNVKDAHEATLAVMEAFAEKKNCIFMISTHIIEAGEDLKKRCDNISYVYLPTVMKDGRPTYTYSLKPGITNDRHGMMIVRNEHIIDILTQKS; this is encoded by the coding sequence ATGGCTTTTATTATAGATAGACAAACAATTAACGACCTGAATATCTTTGGTAAGGTCCGCGGTAATTCGGTGTACGGGGTGTTTAACAGCACCCGTACCCGAGGAGGCGCACAATTGTTGGAAGAGATGTTCCATTATCCTCTCTCTGATGCGGAAAGAATAAATCATAGAAGTACTGTAATCCGTTATTTTATGGATAAGAATGTACGTTTTGATTTCCAGAATGAGTGGTTTGATGCATTGGAAGGATATTTGGCAAATCGTGATGAACGTTCCCGATTGATGCCGGAAGATAATACCTTGCAGCGGAGAATGAAGAGATGTGTCGGAGGCGATATGGAATTTGAGCAAGTGCTGAAAGGTGTATTGGCCGGTATTAATTTGATAAATACAGTCAGAGGTTTTCTTGCTCAGGTAGAAGGTGAGAATAATCCCTATGCTCAAGAATGCAAGGAGTTGGCGCAGTTGGTGGCAGCTCCTCAGTTAGCTTGGACTCCAGAAGAGAATGGCAAGACAAAATTGTCGTATGCCAGGACATCGAAGTATGATAATCTATTGAGGTATGAGGGGTATGAGTTGATACTGAAAATCCTTCGTTACCTTTATCAAATTGATGCATATATCTCTATTGCAGAGGTTGCAAGAGAACGAGGATTTGTATTTGCCGAGGCATTGCCTCTGGGAGGTAATATTCTTGAAATCGAGGGTATGTTTCATCCCTTGATAGAGAATGCAATCCCTAATTCGATTCAGGCAGATGCCGAGCATAATGTAGTGTTCCTGACCGGTGCGAATATGGCAGGTAAGTCTACTTTTATGAAGACATTCGGTATTGTGGTGTATTTGGCCCATATGGGATTCCCGCTACCGGTAAAGAAAATGCGTTTCAGCGTGCAAAACGGTATGTATACGACCATTAACCTTCCTGATAATATGATGCTTGGTTATAGCCATTTTTATGCGGAAGTGCAGCGTTTGAAGAAGGTGGCAGAACAGGTGGGACGTATCGGAAATCTCGTAATAGTTTTTGATGAGTTGTTCCGAGGTACCAATGTGAAGGATGCACATGAGGCAACGCTTGCCGTTATGGAGGCTTTTGCAGAAAAAAAGAATTGTATATTTATGATATCGACACACATTATCGAGGCCGGAGAGGATTTGAAGAAGCGGTGTGACAATATCTCTTATGTATATCTTCCGACGGTAATGAAAGATGGACGCCCGACTTATACGTATTCTTTAAAACCGGGTATTACCAATGACAGGCATGGTATGATGATCGTGCGTAATGAACATATTATTGATATTTTGACGCAGAAATCATGA
- a CDS encoding Gldg family protein, producing the protein MKIIYKIAKAELQSLFFSPIAWLILILYTFQTGMDFAGLVDGVMKGREMGYGVTNGTSRFFGGWDGVLTVVQGYLYLYIPLLTMNLMSRELGSGSIKLLYSSPVTNVQIILGKYLSMLIYALVLVGILVLYVIIGAIIIKNFDYPQVLTGLLGIYFLICAYAAIGLLMSSLTSYQVVAAVGTLAVLSLLTYVQGWWQDIEFVRDLTYWLAMPGRSREFLSGMVCSANVIYFFLVIALFLAMAIIRLQSRRQKSKWTVTWGKYLGVWAIVLLLGYVTSRPAFKSYYDATATKLNTLTPNSQKIIGQMDGKLKMTTYVNLLDKYFWVGLPARVNEDLKLFEQYVRFKPDMEMEYVYYYDTPSVPAYQEEGNLTMEEQAKKMMKINDLNPKMFLTPEQIKAKIDLSGEHNRLVRELEYNGKKTFLRIFDDNMIFPTEAEISAALKRLVMDLPKVGFLQGHGERAVDNVGERAYSMFTHANNFRYALINQGFDFAEVTLEKGIPEDINILVVAEMKEALNEQEQQYFDEYIARGGNLVVIGEPKRQEVMNPLIASLGVRFMPGCIVCPTVEYDADLVLTRPTEGAQKLSYWFHQLGINGYGIMMPNAVGLEYTEDKGFEVTPLLMSPESGSWNELETVDFVDGKVALNAEAGEVEKSYPTALALSRKKGDREQKILIIGDADCVSNGELLKTRPGVSAFNYYLIAGGFHWLSDGEVPIDIRRPQAPDNEVFLNERSASILSAMFVWILPCFLLLLALFIWLRRRGR; encoded by the coding sequence ATGAAGATTATTTATAAAATTGCAAAAGCAGAATTGCAATCGCTTTTCTTTTCGCCTATTGCATGGTTGATTTTGATTTTATACACCTTTCAGACAGGTATGGACTTTGCCGGTCTGGTGGACGGTGTGATGAAGGGACGAGAAATGGGATATGGAGTGACAAACGGGACTTCCAGATTCTTCGGGGGCTGGGATGGTGTGTTGACTGTTGTACAGGGGTATCTTTATTTATATATTCCATTGTTGACAATGAATTTGATGAGCCGTGAATTGGGAAGCGGTTCTATTAAGTTGTTATATTCTTCTCCGGTAACTAATGTACAGATTATCTTGGGAAAATATCTATCCATGTTGATTTACGCCCTTGTATTAGTGGGAATTCTGGTGCTTTATGTTATCATCGGTGCTATTATCATCAAGAATTTTGATTATCCTCAGGTTCTGACCGGTTTGTTGGGTATCTACTTTTTGATATGTGCTTATGCAGCTATCGGTTTGTTGATGTCAAGTTTGACCTCCTATCAGGTGGTGGCTGCTGTCGGTACGCTGGCTGTATTGTCGTTGCTTACCTATGTACAGGGATGGTGGCAGGATATCGAATTCGTGCGCGACTTGACTTATTGGTTGGCTATGCCCGGGCGTTCTCGGGAGTTTTTGTCAGGAATGGTCTGCAGTGCAAATGTTATTTATTTCTTTTTGGTGATAGCCCTGTTTTTGGCAATGGCAATCATTCGTCTGCAGTCCAGAAGACAAAAGAGCAAATGGACTGTTACCTGGGGAAAATATTTGGGTGTTTGGGCTATTGTATTGCTTCTTGGATATGTCACTTCGCGTCCGGCTTTCAAAAGCTATTATGATGCAACCGCTACAAAACTGAATACGTTGACTCCTAATAGCCAGAAGATAATCGGACAAATGGATGGCAAGCTTAAAATGACAACTTATGTCAATTTGTTGGACAAGTATTTCTGGGTTGGTCTGCCGGCACGTGTGAATGAGGATTTGAAGCTTTTTGAGCAGTATGTTCGTTTCAAACCTGACATGGAAATGGAGTATGTGTACTATTATGATACTCCGAGCGTTCCTGCCTATCAGGAAGAGGGTAACCTGACGATGGAAGAGCAAGCCAAGAAAATGATGAAAATCAATGATCTGAATCCTAAAATGTTTTTGACTCCCGAGCAGATAAAAGCGAAGATAGACTTGTCCGGCGAGCATAACAGATTGGTGCGCGAGTTGGAATACAACGGTAAAAAAACATTCTTGCGTATTTTTGATGACAATATGATTTTCCCGACTGAAGCGGAAATTTCTGCTGCGTTGAAACGACTTGTTATGGACCTCCCTAAAGTCGGTTTCCTGCAGGGACATGGCGAACGTGCAGTAGATAATGTCGGCGAACGTGCGTACAGTATGTTTACTCACGCTAATAATTTCCGTTATGCATTGATAAATCAAGGATTTGATTTTGCCGAAGTGACTTTGGAAAAAGGCATACCTGAAGACATCAATATTCTGGTTGTAGCAGAGATGAAAGAGGCTTTGAACGAGCAAGAACAGCAATATTTTGACGAGTATATCGCACGTGGAGGCAATCTGGTGGTTATTGGCGAGCCGAAGCGTCAGGAGGTGATGAATCCTTTGATTGCATCGTTGGGTGTACGTTTTATGCCGGGATGTATAGTTTGTCCAACAGTGGAATATGATGCAGACTTGGTATTGACCCGTCCGACAGAAGGAGCACAGAAACTTAGTTATTGGTTCCATCAATTGGGAATTAACGGGTATGGTATTATGATGCCTAATGCTGTCGGCTTGGAATATACAGAAGATAAGGGCTTTGAAGTTACGCCTTTATTGATGAGTCCGGAGTCCGGAAGCTGGAATGAATTGGAAACAGTGGATTTTGTGGACGGCAAGGTTGCGTTGAATGCAGAAGCCGGGGAGGTGGAGAAATCCTATCCGACAGCCTTGGCTTTGTCTCGCAAGAAGGGTGATAGAGAGCAGAAGATATTGATTATCGGTGATGCAGATTGTGTAAGCAACGGTGAATTGTTGAAAACCCGTCCGGGAGTCAGTGCCTTTAATTATTATCTGATTGCCGGTGGATTCCATTGGCTGTCTGACGGAGAAGTACCTATTGACATCCGTCGTCCGCAGGCTCCTGATAATGAAGTGTTCCTCAATGAGAGATCTGCTTCTATACTTAGCGCAATGTTTGTGTGGATATTGCCTTGTTTCCTTCTTTTACTTGCCCTGTTTATCTGGTTGAGACGGCGAGGCAGATAG